One Elephas maximus indicus isolate mEleMax1 chromosome X, mEleMax1 primary haplotype, whole genome shotgun sequence DNA segment encodes these proteins:
- the LOC126069421 gene encoding granulocyte-macrophage colony-stimulating factor receptor subunit alpha-like isoform X1, giving the protein MVTPLDLVWFWVFLTRACCQPECYQEHLSSAIPVTSPGGPALTQRPFLNISAEKTISPIINVDLDPRKKMLRWNCRGNVTEETCKIKTPLESFCIPSAQVQEDGTHYCMFPNAVLHQGALLSVAVTSDGDTFQEVLTFNNAGKEGSGAVNFSCVIYNIRFMNCSWAPGPAAPADVQYRLDVWTSLLEDGAECPQYIRDLAGTHVGCHFNILPEPKHPQYIFLLNGTSKETAIPFLDFDPFEAFKMEKYNPPSNITSHYNGSNYIIQWENPQRRFEFASHILDYQLDIQKKGSYRDPIIREGQDRNVYLLPSSEAYGERSLRIRVRHRRSDIWSDWSETLHFSLQKQSCGDVAVILPVVGVAAATLTVLLMVIFRRSSLRQKLFLPIPQVKSFLTPNAEITWEGDHLPPDTEEPEFLIVEEME; this is encoded by the exons ATGGTGACCCCCCTGGACCTCGTGTGGTTCTGGGTGTTTCTAACCCGAGCGTGCTGCCAACCAGAGTGCTACCAGG AACATCTCTCGTCGGCTATACCTGTAACATCACCTGGGGGCCCGGCTCTCACTCAACGTCCATTTTTGAACATCTCGGCAGAGAAAACCATCTCTCCTATCATAAACGTGGACCTAGATCCAAGGAAGAAAATGTTGAGGTGGAACTGCAGGGGAAATGTGACTGAGGAGACGTGCAAAATAAAAACCCCTCTGGAAAGTTTCTGCATCCCAAGTGCGCAG GTCCAGGAAGATGGCACTCACTATTGCATGTTTCCAAACGCGGTGCTGCATCAAGGCGCCCTCCTGAGCGTGGCTGTCACTTCTGACGGGGACACATTTCAGGAGGTCCTGACCTTCAATAACGCAG GCAAGGAAGGCTCCGGCGCCGTAAACTTCTCCTGTGTCATCTACAACATCCGCTTCATGAACTGCAGCTGGGCGCCCGGCCCCGCAGCGCCCGCCGACGTCCAGTACCGCCTGGACGTCTGGACCTCTTT GTTGGAGGACGGGGCCGAATGTCCCCAGTACATCAGGGACTTGGCCGGCACACACGTGGGCTGTCATTTCAACATACTCCCTGAGCCCAAGCACCCACAGTACATCTTCTTACTGAACGGAACCAGCAAGGAGACGGCAATCCCGTTCTTGGATTTCGATCCCTTTGAAGCCTTTAAGATGG AAAAGTATAACCCACCATCAAACATCACGAGTCACTACAATGGATCGAATTATATTATTCAGTGGGAAAACCCGCAGAGGAGATTTGAGTTTGCAAGTCATATCTTAGATTATCAACTCGACATCCAAAAAAAG GGCAGCTACCGGGACCCC ATTATCCGAGAAGGACAGGACAGAAACGTGTACCTGCTGCCAAGCTCTGAGGCCTACGGAGAGCGCAGCCTGCGGATCAGGGTGCGTCACAGGCGAAGTGACATTTGGAGTGATTGGAGCGAGACTCTGCATTTCA GCCTCCAGAAGCAAAGCTGTGGCGATGTGGCCGTGATCCTGCCGGTGGTAGGGGTGGCCGCCGCCACACTCACCGTGCTACTGATGGTAATCTTCAGAAG GTCCTCCCTGAGGCAAAAGCTATTCCTGCCCATCCCACAGGTGAAGAGCTTCCTCACTCCAAACGCTGAG ATCACCTGGGAAGGGGACCACCTGCCTCCAGACACCGAGGAGCCCGAATTCCTCATCGTGGAAGAGATGGAATAA
- the LOC126069421 gene encoding granulocyte-macrophage colony-stimulating factor receptor subunit alpha-like isoform X2, producing MFPNAVLHQGALLSVAVTSDGDTFQEVLTFNNAGKEGSGAVNFSCVIYNIRFMNCSWAPGPAAPADVQYRLDVWTSLLEDGAECPQYIRDLAGTHVGCHFNILPEPKHPQYIFLLNGTSKETAIPFLDFDPFEAFKMEKYNPPSNITSHYNGSNYIIQWENPQRRFEFASHILDYQLDIQKKGSYRDPIIREGQDRNVYLLPSSEAYGERSLRIRVRHRRSDIWSDWSETLHFSLQKQSCGDVAVILPVVGVAAATLTVLLMVIFRRSSLRQKLFLPIPQVKSFLTPNAEITWEGDHLPPDTEEPEFLIVEEME from the exons ATGTTTCCAAACGCGGTGCTGCATCAAGGCGCCCTCCTGAGCGTGGCTGTCACTTCTGACGGGGACACATTTCAGGAGGTCCTGACCTTCAATAACGCAG GCAAGGAAGGCTCCGGCGCCGTAAACTTCTCCTGTGTCATCTACAACATCCGCTTCATGAACTGCAGCTGGGCGCCCGGCCCCGCAGCGCCCGCCGACGTCCAGTACCGCCTGGACGTCTGGACCTCTTT GTTGGAGGACGGGGCCGAATGTCCCCAGTACATCAGGGACTTGGCCGGCACACACGTGGGCTGTCATTTCAACATACTCCCTGAGCCCAAGCACCCACAGTACATCTTCTTACTGAACGGAACCAGCAAGGAGACGGCAATCCCGTTCTTGGATTTCGATCCCTTTGAAGCCTTTAAGATGG AAAAGTATAACCCACCATCAAACATCACGAGTCACTACAATGGATCGAATTATATTATTCAGTGGGAAAACCCGCAGAGGAGATTTGAGTTTGCAAGTCATATCTTAGATTATCAACTCGACATCCAAAAAAAG GGCAGCTACCGGGACCCC ATTATCCGAGAAGGACAGGACAGAAACGTGTACCTGCTGCCAAGCTCTGAGGCCTACGGAGAGCGCAGCCTGCGGATCAGGGTGCGTCACAGGCGAAGTGACATTTGGAGTGATTGGAGCGAGACTCTGCATTTCA GCCTCCAGAAGCAAAGCTGTGGCGATGTGGCCGTGATCCTGCCGGTGGTAGGGGTGGCCGCCGCCACACTCACCGTGCTACTGATGGTAATCTTCAGAAG GTCCTCCCTGAGGCAAAAGCTATTCCTGCCCATCCCACAGGTGAAGAGCTTCCTCACTCCAAACGCTGAG ATCACCTGGGAAGGGGACCACCTGCCTCCAGACACCGAGGAGCCCGAATTCCTCATCGTGGAAGAGATGGAATAA